The Etheostoma spectabile isolate EspeVRDwgs_2016 unplaced genomic scaffold, UIUC_Espe_1.0 scaffold00004246, whole genome shotgun sequence region gtaaatacgcttcggagctgaaaatgtccccggattttgtctgagaaatctggtcaccttactataacgtcaccttaattaaaaaaaagagctcgacttcttttacctgcatctaaatctcataatgtcaaagcgtcctaaactgtctggtgcccaggggaggataaaaagaaaagtagaggaggaaaaacgtgacaaagacagaggtaatgttacagtaaaggtgatgataataatgatattattttgctgttgcagaacaatgatcgataatagcattagccgttagcatgacatagttggctaatcaataaatagcgagcgctatctgttagttttaacatcagttaactgtacagtgatgcaagggggcgccacctaaaatcttgcctagggcaccaaattgtttagggccgggcctgtACGTAGTTATGTTTCTctccacacaaaacaataatctgGAATGATGAATATATTACTATTCTATTTACTTTAACAAATTGGATTTAGAGCACCTTTATGCTGatactgtaatttttttatttcaagacaaGGGACAGCGCATAATAAAACATTAGTCTTGTCCCTGGGCAGGTTGATGGACAAATACATAGGAAATTAGTATGGAGAAAgaacattataaaataaaataacagaaaaatgcaataaatgGGCAATATATACTGGAAATATATTAACTTGTGAAAAAATGTCCTGATAACCAAATCATTTCCTATTACTTTTAATACAGTTTGGTAAGCAAAGCTTTACCGTATGGCATCCACCAGCTAATGACATCTCAAACTGGAATTGGTGAGAGAACAGAATTAAAGTTGCATCTTAATGGAATAGTAATTGAAAGttctaaatatataaacaaaaatatcaCAGAATTATTTCAGAACAAAAGCAGATTACACCAAGAGGTAAATTCTTTACTTTCAGAGGTAGGATGGGAAAACGATTGGCTTTTACCCTGTATAAATAACTAAGTAAAGGAGATACACCCTAAAAATCTTGCATCATATATACCCATCCAATTTATCTAAAATTGATGCCAAAATTAGCTGTTGTGATAGTGACATGGAAAAATCGGCACATTAAGTATTTCATGAAGCTTTTGTCAGGCTTGGAATAATTTATACTATGCAAAACAAAGACGCAAGTTAAAATAGACTGGAAGAGTGTCATCACTGGTTTTGACTACAGCGAAATATATTAACCTCATGTTATTATTAGGCAAATATATTCATAAATCTAAACCATGCTTTAACCCTCTTAACCCAAAACCTGCTGGGGGGCTTTGAAAAAAgcctgttttgtttaaaagatcgccaaagaaaaaacacttacCCTAGAAAGAaggtgaaaaaagaaattgttgtaTGTAATTGGATAAAAAGTGGATAAAAACTCACATAGAAGATTTCCAACttcaaaaattgtaaaaaaaataaataaatacaattttattttttatttgcatgatcaagaaactgtaaaatgcataaaattctgtttttttcccctctattttattttaataaattatcaaaTACAGTTAACTAACGtttatcatttttatgttttatgccaATATAACTCTGTTATGTGTTGTTCAACAGACATTTAGGAGCTATTCCTACTTCTGGCCATGGTTGTGTTTGGGAATGTGAGATACCGGATTAGCATATGGGGTGAAAAATGAGATAACAGTGAGTATTAATGTGACATGAGCAAAAAAACGCTTAAAAATGGCTTGGGttgtaagaggaaaaaaaaatatttctgcgatttaaagctgtgaatgttGAATTGTTATCTGCTTTTAGAAATGCAATGAGATAAGTTGTATTCAATTGTATTCAAAAGTTGTAGTCAATTACTAATGtctgtatttgtatgttttaaatagttgaatcaagtttttttttttatgcttcaCTTCATCACAAACTATGACTATGCGTTGATCTTTTACTGAGGTCACTATCTTTTACTTAGGTCAGTATCTTCGATCCATTGCACATTTAGTACGCAGACACGGAACGTTACACACAATTGTGAGAACTTGCAGCTCAAGTTTCAGCACTCCAGAACATAGAACTAGAATTCTATTCATTGCTCCAGACTGCTAAACTCTCAGCacaattgcattgttttcattCAAATAGAAATTTGAACTAAACCAGGATTGACATCTTAAGGGTTGACATTTTAATTCTTAAGCAACTCTATTGAACTGGTTTATTCGGTCGGAGGACCTAACTGAGAACGCTAAAATGGATTCTAGAAGTGAACTTTCAAAGACGGACAAAATGTTTACTGCTGAAAATATGGATGACATTGTAACGCTATTTCATGAGGCGGATGCTGATGGAGGTGGAGGATTGGACATTGAAGAATTCTGTGAAGGACTGAAGCAGTTATTCCCTACTATGGATGAAGAAGATCTCATTGCCCTCCACATGAAGATTGACACAAATGGAGATGGAGGTGTGGACCTCGGGGAGTTAACAGACTACCTGGTGAACAAAAACAAGGCATCACAAAATatggcttttaaaaatcaaatctttCCCAAACCTATCAAAATGATATCGGTGGATCACCATAAATCGATTGTTCGTCTGATTCACCGTCCCTTCGAGAATGACAGGGAACCTGACCATGGTTCAGAGGTTTTATTAGGACAAACCAGCACTTACCAAAAAGGTCAATACCTCTCCATCAGCTCGAATGGTATCCTCAACTTCTGGCCTGACAGCTTTGACACCTCATACCCAATTCAATtatacaaaaaggaaaacacacttcCTTTTTCACACAACAAGAAAATGCACGTTACTGACATGGTCTACATCAGTGAACTCAAACAACTGGCTATCTCCACTTCTGACAGGGAACTAATATTCTATCGCTGCAATGAATTCCCTAAGTTGTTTTCAACCAGCCACTCTTTAATAGTAGAGGACAACATAGTGAATACCATGAACTACTGGTCCAAAGGCACTAAAGCAGTGTTTTCCTTTGGCGATGTAAAaggttttttgtctgtgtttgtctcctaCAACATATGTGAAAACGGCCTCTTCTTCAACGGTGCATATGAGAAAATCTCTCTGCGGGATTATCCAACTGTTTATACTTCaaccctgttaaaaaaaacctctaaagACTTTCTATGTGTGAAGGTCAACATCTTTAATGACATTTGCAGTCAGATCCAATATTTTCCATCACTTAGGTCGTTTGCTATCTGCGGTAGTTCATCCAAGACAATGGTCCTTGCTTCTCTACCCAAGACATCCACAACCAAAATGTCTACAAAAGTCTTTAAGAGCAGAGGACATGTGGACTTCTTCACCTGTGTAGAATACTCCACTTCCTCTGGGTATCTGCTGACCGGTGGGACGGACGCCCTACTGAGGACGTGGTTTCCCCATAAAACAGTGTCATGCATCCAGGAATTAAAGGGACATGCCAAACCCATCACCCATATAATGTTAAATCCCAAGGAAAAGTTTTTGTTAGTTTATCGCTGGACCACCATATATGTGTTTGGTCAGAGGATGCAATGATCTGTTTgcaaagcttcaagataaaagaaATGATGCAGAGTCCTATCTCCAGTGTGtgttacaacacacaccacaatgaGTTAGTCCTAGCTAACACAGACATTGGCAAATATCTTGGAAGAGGAACtgatgtgtttaaaaatgcattaacatCGCATGACAAGCCCCTGTGCTGTGCTCTCTAtcacaacattttcaaacaggTTGTCTCTGTTTGCCAAAATGGCGTGGTGACAGTGTGGGATATCTTAACAGGAACGGCCACCATGCAGTTCAAGGTGACTCCAGATCAGTACGTGGGGCATGTTGCTATTTCATTTAATGGACTAAAGCGCAGACTGATCACAATTTCCCAGGATGGAAAAGTTAAACTTTGGAACTTCAACAACGGAACAGAGCTTGCCATTCTTCCTGTTACCGTACAAAGGGAGGTGACAGGTATCGTCTGTGTAGACAATAGGGTGTTTGTGTCGGGAAAGAACTCCAAGATCATTTATGACCTGGACATACACGGATATGACAACAGATTTTTGAAGCATGATTATTTAGATGACATTTGCTCAATGGATGTCCATGAAAACACACTGGTTACTGCCTCCAGCAATGGAAATATTGTCATCTGGGAGGCCGCCAGTGGCGAAGTTCTCTACTGGCTCAATGGCAGCAACAGCCCTCGAACAAACATGGCAGACAAAACCACTCAGGGCCAGACAGGGAGTCTGCTTGGTCACAAGAGTCCAAAGCATTTCAGAGGCACTGGGAAAAGACCTCTAAATAGTAAATCCCTGATTGGGAATGACACTGCTGTGATTAACATACCTCTTATCATATGTCTGAAGACCAGGGAGGTTAAAGTTGACACAGCCACACTGCTGACGTCTTCAGATGGCAACATATATGCCTGGTCTGTTATTAGCAAGGGAGGATTGATTGGAAAGTTCAGAGCAGTGAAGGATGAAGGAGCAGTCATTACCACCATGTCAACTGATCCCAATGACCAGATATTACTGACCGGGGATAGTACCGGAAAGATTTATTAGTGGGACATTCAGGCTTTTGGGTTTAAAAACCAGACAAACAACGAGCCATTTGAGGACATAAATGGGTGGTGCGTGTCATTGTGTCCACCTCCTCTGTTGCACTCCTGGCAGTCTCACATCACAGGGGTGGTGAGTGTTCACTGTAACCCAACTTGTGAAAAGTTAATTACCGCAGGGAACTGCAAGGTCTGTctgtgggaaaacacaggaacctACATAGGCCTCTTTGGGAAAGACCAATGGGGTGCTTCACAAATCAGCCTTGAGGAGAATGCTGAACAGGAGGAGACCGGCAGACCAAGCACAACGAAGACCAGCAACTTTCCATTGGCACGTCCTGTCTTTCCAACAAAATCAAAGTCAGAAGAACTGACAGACAGCATTAAAAGCCTCTGTGACAGAATAGACAAGGTAGTCAGCCCTAAGAAGCCTGGAGCCAAATTAACAGAGGATCTACTTGATCGTGTAAATAGACGGATGATGAAGATTCAGTCAGGACTTGACTTAATAAAAAGTGAGGCTCAATTACAATTAGAGTTTAAAGAAACTCACAAACCCCTGGAAAATCTGTATTTTAGTGAGGTCAACAAGGGGTCTAAAACTACATCAACACCATGTCCACCAAACACCAGGCCACTACAGGttgcactaatgacaccatcagcttagcaaacatgcagcaatctgatggtgccgtcaagcaggggactgaacccacttcaaaacaagtacatttgCAGCTCACACAAAGTCAATTCAAGCCACACCCGCCCCTCATCAGAGGTGGATCTGCTCATGACCAACTCTCTTACCGGACTGCATATTTGGACCAGACTATgtccaaatatgggcgtgtgctcaagcttcagcagagaaacacattacaaggcagtgtcctgacaccagttccaccaaacaccctgccaggcatggaggggtctcagcaaaaaccggaccatgtacacttgccacccatcaaggataaggtgcatcgcccacatcatcagacccgttcaaaatttcagcagagagacaccttaaaaggcggtgtcctcacaccagttctaccaaacaccctgccagctatgaagacctcgcacacatgcagctggacccctctaggtccaaatatgggcgtgtgctcaagactcagaagagagacacattacaaggcagtgtcttcactcaagttccaCTAAACACCCTGTCAGGTACAAAGGGGTCttggcaaacaccggaccatgtacacttgccacccatcctTGATAAGGTGCAGAGCTCACATCCTCAGACCCAgattcagcagagagacacattcaaaggcggtgtcctcacaccagttccaccaaacaccctgccagctatgaagacctcgtcacacatgcagctggaccagactaggtccaaatatgggcgtgtgctcaagactcaggagagagacacattaaagggcagtgtcttcactcaagttccaccaaacaccctttcagccatggaggggtctcagcaaacaccggaccatgtacacatGCCACCCATCGATGATAAGGTGCAttgcccacatcatcagacccgttcaaagtttcagcagagagacacgtTAAAAGGCAGCTTCCTTCCACTGTGTCAACCAAACACACTACCAGCTTTGAAGACCTTaccacacattcagctctcgGCTAGTACAGTCAAGCACGGTATAAAATCACATCAAAGTATGTACCCTTACCACCCATCTCTGATAAGCTCACCACAGACTGCACTAACGCTACAAGGAGCTCATCAAGATTACTCAGGAGAGGCATTAAAAGGTGAGGTTCTCTCACTATTTCCGACAACCACAACCACCATTTCCAATCACTGGCAGCATGAAgggtgattgtgtgggtttagTCCAGGTGATCTGGTTTCCTTAAACAATTGTGTGAGTTCATTCCAGGTGATCTGGTTTCCTCAAACAATTGTATAGGTTTTCTCCGGGTGAACCAGGTTACTcccacaattaaaataaataaataaatgtatactaaaaaaacagtatttgttgAATATCAATGTTTTGGTATGAACATTAGCTTGTGACCTTGTTCATTGTGCCCGCTACAACCCAGCTTCTTAGGAGAGATCTACCGAAGGCACGGAgaaaaaatgagcaaaaacgtgataaattatggacatcaagtggaCAAATCCTGGATTTAACAGTTTGGacttaatgctcaacgaccccgaaaaaggcacacgttccaggctggatagaaaaccatTCACTTCATAACAAACATCCTTATGGGTGTTCATGTGACTTTCATGTGAAGAATGCACTGATCTTTTACTTAGGTCTCTATCTTCGACCCACTGGACATTTtggcacacagaaacacaattcTGAGAGCTTGCAGCTCAGGTTTCAGCGCTCCAGAACATAGAAACAGAATTTATTCATTGCTCCAGACTGCTAAACTCTCagcacaattacatttttttcattccaaTAGAAATTTGAACTAAACCAGGATTGACACTTTAATTCTTAAGCAACTCCACTAAACTACATTCTAAGAAGAGATGTGTTAGAAATTATCTACAGAGTGTGCTCAAGGAcaacaagcaaatgtgtgtgaatcatgtgtatacatatatatatatatatatatatatatatatatatatatatatatacatactaccggtcaaatgtttggggtcacttagaaatttccattgcactccattatagacaggataccagctgagatcagttgccttgtttttttaaccagggcagcagtttccagattacattatttgctgacataattgtaaataggtttgccagtgtttttctagttagttttttaaaatgatatcagattagtaaacataatgtgcctttggatgattggaggaatggttgctgataatgggtaatgtagatacactaccggtccaaagtttgggtcacttaaaaatttccataccactccattatagacagaataccagctgatctgagtgggggggctgatctttaatgcaatatctacattacccacgCGTTAGTGCACcatttgtaccataattgtattaaattaaatggtAAGCCTTACTCCTCTGAGATGGGCGAGTTTTtcttacgt contains the following coding sequences:
- the LOC116677029 gene encoding LOW QUALITY PROTEIN: WD repeat-containing protein on Y chromosome-like (The sequence of the model RefSeq protein was modified relative to this genomic sequence to represent the inferred CDS: inserted 4 bases in 3 codons; substituted 1 base at 1 genomic stop codon); the encoded protein is MDSRSELSKTDKMFTAENMDDIVTLFHEADADGGGGLDIEEFCEGLKQLFPTMDEEDLIALHMKIDTNGDGGVDLGELTDYLVNKNKASQNMAFKNQIFPKPIKMISVDHHKSIVRLIHRPFENDREPDHGSEVLLGQTSTYQKGQYLSISSNGILNFWPDSFDTSYPIQLYKKENTLPFSHNKKMHVTDMVYISELKQLAISTSDRELIFYRCNEFPKLFSTSHSLIVEDNIVNTMNYWSKGTKAVFSFGDVKGFLSVFVSYNICENGLFFNGAYEKISLRDYPTVYTSTLLKKTSKDFLCVKVNIFNDICSQIQYFPSLRSFAICGSSSKTMVLASLPKTSTTKMSTKVFKSRGHVDFFTCVEYSTSSGYLLTGGTDALLRTWFPHKTVSCIQELKGHAKPITHIMLNPKEKXFVSLSLDHHICVWSEDAMICLQSFKIKEMMQSPISSVCYNTHHNELVLANTDIGKYLGRGTDVFKNALTSHDKPLCCALYHNIFKQVVSVCQNGVVTVWDILTGTATMQFKVTPDQYVGHVAISFNGLKRRLITISQDGKVKLWNFNNGTELAILPVTVQREVTGIVCVDNRVFVSGKNSKIIYDLDIHGYDNRFLKHDYLDDICSMDVHENTLVTASSNGNIVIWEAASGEVLYWLNGSNSPRTNMADKTTQGQTGSLLGHKSPKHFRGTGKRPLNSKSLIGNDTAVINIPLIICLKTREVKVDTATLLTSSDGNIYAWSVISKGGLIGKFRAVKDEGAVITTMSTDPNDQILLTGDSTGKIYXWDIQAFGFKNQTNNEPFEDINGWCVSLCPPPLLHSWQSHITGVVSVHCNPTCEKLITAGNCKVCLWENTGTYIGLFGKDQWGASQISLEENAEQEETGRPSTTKTSNFPLARPVFPTKSKSEELTDSIKSLCDRIDKVVSPKKPGAKLTEDLLDRVNRRMMKIQSGLDLIKSEAQLQLEFKETHKPLENLYFSEVNKGSKTTSTPCPPNTXATTGCTNDTISLANMQQSDGAVKQGTEPTSKQVHLQLTQSQFKPHPPLIRGGSAHDQLSYRTAYLDQTMSKYGRVLKLQQRNTLQGSVLTPVPPNTLPGMEGSQQKPDHVHLPPIKDKVHRPHHQTRXQNFSRETP